GGATTGTGGACGTGCTAAATACATGACGGCCACAATCCTAGTCCGATAGCTTGTATTCACAACGTGCCGGAACTATAACTACGTCGAAGCATGGTTTTCGTATAGATATCAGACATAATTTCAATATCATGCAAGGGTCTAGATTAAAAATTGGTTTGGCTATTTCAAGATCTTGCCTACGAATTCCTCAAATTTGTATTCGTAGCGAAAGGATGAAGTTACAACAAACGGGAAGTAGAACTAGAAACGAGTTTAGATCTAGAGGAAGCTAAAACTTCGGCtaggaaatccccacagacggtgcCAAATTGTTTGGCCAAAAAGTTTTAGGTCATTTTTGTTAAACGAATTTAATAAGAAGATAGAGGGTAAATCTTAACCAAAGACAATCACTTCTAGATCATGAATCACAAACAGGTATAAACCATTATAGTTGAGCGTGAAGCCAATATAGTCCCGCTTGTACTCCATAATATAACGAAAGATGGCAATTTACATAATATCAAATGGAAAAGAGAAATAGCAACAAAGATTATTCACCCGACTGTGGGCTAGACAGATCTGTATTTTCTTGAGAAGGTTGAATTACAGATGAATACCAAGATTCTAAGCTCTTTTCTCCTTTTGGCGATGGATCTGAGGTCATGGACCATCTTTCCTCTTCGAAAGGTGTgttcttctcggatctttggacTGCCCCCTTTTGTTACTCTTTCTCCTAGTATTTATATAAAATACTTTCATTACCCATCGGTCCTTAACCAGTGTACCCCTCTTTTGAATATCCTGTGGAATAATCCTTTAAAATGGCTAAGTGTCGAACTAGCCGTACGAGCCTCATGAGTGCTCGACTTCAGCCATAGCCGGACTGCTTTACGGTGTGTTGCTTCCTAAACGTGACTTCGGCTTGGCCGACCCCAGGCCGTTCTCCCTTAAGTAGACTTTTTTTTattagattttgacccatacacatATCACATATATAAATTCGAAATTTTCAAAGTTATGATCTGGAGTATGAAGTTAGTAAACAATAAAATATTGTAAATTAATATGCGTCATAACAAAATACATGGTCTCCGTGGACCAATAGTTTATGTGAAGTAGACTCAAAAATTAAAGAAGTAGAACAAGCAGATAATTATCTAGCAAAAGTAGTTCCTAATTTGTCGGAGTATGAAAGTTACTTAAATGATTATGTACATTCACGAAATAAGTCAACATGGAATGCTTAACCAAAAAGTACTTACATGTATTCGGTTTAGCACAAAATCAATAGTGCATCACGGGTATCTTTTATATGAATTTTACCTCAATTTATTACTTAACCGTGATAAATTGACATGTTTTGGAGCGTACAACAATTGGTGCAAGTATTTCTGTGTTTTCCCTCGGCTGATCCATGGTAAAGACCCCTTTGTTTTTTCATATGAATTGGGCATGGATAGGATGTTGACAATTTGAACTTCCAATTAGTAAATATTATCTGCCAAAGCCGTACAACTGGTGGAAATCTTTTTTAGGAAACGAGGATGGCGATCAAGCACTCATTTACCCTGAGTATCCGTGTCTGTTCTTGAGGGACTGAAGTTCACATTATAAGGGTGCGACAAATTGTCTTTGAAAGGGTTGCCTAGTTAAAATCCAATTAACAAAGTAATCTGCAATTGCTGATGTAAAGCATATGTTGTACATGTAATGTTTAGCAATTAGAAAGCCGGTGTCAAACACACAAGTTCACCCTAGTATGCGTTCACCTTCTAAAGTTGATAGTTGTATACACATTTCATTACAGATCAATGTCCAGTGAGATATTACTGAATGCAGTCAAACAGAACAAGGGTTAAAATAATCACTCTCCTATGCATACTGTACATTATGTTGGCATCTCTTGCTTCTTCAATATAGTACTGCCCAACATTAAGCTAAAGAAACCTGCTAAACCTGTCAAAACTTGAAACACTGAGTGCTGCACTTTTCAATTTGATTTCTCAGACCTTTTAGATTTTTCACAAGGGAGCTCTGGTTCCATCTATTATGGTAGAATAGAACATTAATAACTCAGACTTGCGTGTTGTGTATTCCGACAGCCCCATGGCAGTGAGATGTACGTCCAGCGTTTCCAGATCACAACAGAGATCTTCATTGTACCAAGGGATTATTTCCCCTACACTGCCTGATTTTGCTGGTTTGGATTATCTTTACACTTAGGTGAGGACGACTCGAGCAGTAAATTCAATCTATGGGATATATCCTCTTGACGGCTAGCATTTTGGAACGTTTTCATTCTTTGGAGAATGCCTCCACCACCTTTTAACATCTCCTGAACCTGCATGGCATGCATCAAATTAATGAAATTACtacaatttttccttttaattggGAAACTACAGTATATTGGCATCTTTTATCTTCCTTGTGACATGGTATGTTAATGTTACTGAATAAGGTGCCAAGTTCTCTTCGAATTAGCCTAACATTTCCAAGCACAGTTGGACAAAGCTCTATGTACTGAGAACAAAAAATGAACCAAATAAACTCAGAAAGCCAAATCCTTTAGAATACTAGTATTAACTTGATCCCAACTCAAATTACTGCACTGCTAAATTTTAGTTGCCCTTCCCCTTTATATAGCCGGAACTGTAATTCACATCAGATTTGTATTTAGCCTAGGGTAAGAACAGGATCAAGGAActgtctttttcctttctttttttttttttttacctataaTGGCTCTGAATTGAAACAGATGAGAGGTTCTGCCTCTGCCAGTAAAGTTTTCTGGATCACTGCAAAATTTTAGAACTATCCAGAGTAGAAATAAACTCTCTTTCCTGTAAAATACTGACTATCCCTTCAGGAGTATCTTTATACTCCTATAATTAAGAGAACATAAAAAACTTAGATACTAGAAGACTGGACAATCTGAGGaaaaacccaatctttacttTCAAAAGGCTACCATCCGCATTCTGTTATTATTATTCATACTAGTAATGTGCTCCCTAAAAATTCAAATTACATGCCTGGCTCATATGAGGCCGATCTGTCGAATTTTGCTGTATGCATAATGAGGCAACCATAACCATACGATTCATCTGTTCCGAGTCATAGGCATCACCAAGTGATGGATCAACTAACCCGCTGTGGTTCTTACTAAGGAGCAATGGTTTGGCCTGCAACATGGTGATCATAGTAAGTTTCAATTACGGTTGAAACATGATCCGTTGCCAGAAGAAGTGGCAGTCTTAATCTACTACATTTGTTCCCTACTAACTGAAGAATATAGAGTTGAGATGATTGCATACCCACATCACAACACTATTGCGAGATTCATCCAAAGCTGGACGTCCAGAAATGAGCTCCAATAATAAAACGCCAAAGGCATAAACATCTGTtttttcatccacaataccatgCATGAAGAACTCAGGAGGGAGATATCTGTCATGGCATTTAAAATGATATGTCACCTATGGGAGATTATTATAGCATATATGTTTTGTTGGTTGAGATTATGTCTCCACAAACCCAAATGTGCCTTCAAACTGAGATACAGTGAGGTGTGTCCACTGATCAGGGAGCCATTTTGCAAGTCCAAAATCAGATATCTGCAGAAAACCAAAAGCTGAGCATCAAAATGCtgcaaattgaaaaaaataaaataaaataaaacccctATAGGTTATATTAGTTCTATTAGAAGTTCATGGACTATGGATTTCCTGACTGGAAGAGTGCAGCTTAAGTAGCGCATAAATAGAACAGAAACAAACCCCAATGCATTTTTATCCCTAAGGCAATAAATATTCTTGTGTTCTGTCACTTCGAAGAAAACTTCATGTTTGGGACAAGTACAGAATGATGAAGGTATTCTGACAAACAACGTTCAAGTATCGCAGAAAGGTACTCAAATACAAGACAGCAAAGCAATTTTAAAACATAATACAATGGCTATTAAAATCATAAGCACTGGTTCAAAGAAGTACCTGAGCCTCAAAATCTTCCGTCAGCAAAACATTAGCTGTCTTGATATCTCTATGGATGATTCTCCTCCGGCAGCCCTCATGGAGATACGCAAGGCCAGCAGCAGTGCCTAGAGCAATATTATACCTATGGCACCAAGCCAACTTACCCTTTTCACCTGAAAAGAATAATGCATAATAGAGAAAAGTAATTCACGATTTAAAATCTACAAAAGGAATAAATTCAAATGAAGATATAGTGAACAGACCATTAAGCAGAGTTGCTAAGCTCCCATGTGGAGACAGAGGAAGGACAAGGTGCATCCCTCCTTCAACTCCATATCCAATAACACCAGCAACATTTGGATGGTCAACATGTACTAGAATTCCGAGCTCAGATAAGTAGTCAGCTACCATCTCCTCTTGAGTTCCCCTGATCAGCCTTTTAACTGCAACTAGTTGGCCATCTTCAAGATGTCCCTTATATACTTCGGATGAACCTCCCTCACCGATCAAGTTTTCTTTGAGAATGACATAAAGAATAATTAGCATCACAATATGGTTTTTAATCTGGTAATTTGCTAAATAAATGGAAGATACAAACAAGCCCATAGCACAAAAGCAgttgaaagttaaaattttgagttgtttttgacgTTCAAAGTGATATTTGCTTTCATGTTGGCTGCCTAAGAATCAATTAGTTGCAGGGACTACGATAAAATTAAATTGTCTAATCATCATACCACGGCTAAAGTTGTCAGTAGCTTTCTGAAGGTCGGAGAGGAAGAAGTTTTTCCAGTGCGCTTGAAAGCAGTGACGTAAATCAGTATCTAGGCTAGGAGCAGGCACCATTGGCATGTTCTGTTCTGTACTCTTACTTTTCCTTTTCGCTATCATCTTAATAGAAGGCAGTGAAGGTATGCTAGGATGGAAAGTATGCAAATGTATGGAAGACCCAATCTTTAGTCTTTTAATGAATCCTTTCCACTGAGATTGAAATTTTCCATCTGAATCTGAAGTGCTGGACTTGGAAGTTGTTGTTTCAGACTCTGATCCATCTTCGGAAGCATCTCTTGTAGACTCCTCATATTCATTATCTTTAATAACTTTTCCAGATAAATCATCTCGAAATTGAACCTTGTCCAAAACTTCTCCAGTTGAATCCTTGTCTACTTTTCCTTCCGCCATAGTGAGACACCGCAATTCTAGCATAACATGATGAAATGTCACATATTACAAAGGTAAAAGAAATTAGCTGTAGAGAAGTAATAGGAGCAAGAAATTTTACAAAGGTAAAAGAAAGCATCCACCTAAAGAAATTTTACCTTCAGCAGAGATAGAAATGGAAGCACAAAAAAGCAGCTTATTCTGCCCCATCTTCGGAAGCCCCTTCTCTGGGATTCCTTCACTGACATTGCAGGGAATCTCACTGTTAACACAATTAGAACTATCAGTTATTTCGATGAGTCATTTAATCAAACACATTGTATTAGGCGATTCTCGAAACACCgagcaaatggattcttcctccatttttcattcgTATCTCCGGCCCTCAACTTATCTCAGCTACCATTCTCTTACATATGTCTTTTCGACTTCGACGATCTGCAGTCCTCTTAGGAAAACTACTCAAAGATCCCAAGTTTTAAAGACAACAGTGGCTTGAAATGTCATTGTTGTCCACACATACAGCAAAGAGCATTTCCATTTATATACCCAAAATAGTTCTTATTATACTAATAGGTTTGTATCTATATTATCCACCATTCTTGTACATATTTCATTGCATGACAATGACACAGATGTATGTCTGGATTAGAAACACATTATGTCTGGATTAGAAACACATTACGCATATATTAGCTAACCATCTGGTTAATATTACAAATTAGCTACACCTACAACATTTCCCGAACCCCCACCccaaccaaaaaatgaaaaagaggcaGCAGCTGCCTAACTGCCTGAATATGGTATAACCAATAAAAGGGAGATTCATAAAGTGTATAATGAAAATTAACAAAAATGGTAAGATGGGAAATTAAAATCGAATATAGAAGATACCATGGAgaagctgaaggttcacgagtaGTTTTCATGGATTCTCAGGGAAAGAACAATGAATCGCCAAATAACCTGAACCCTGGGTGGCCCGGGCAGGGGAGAGCCTCTTCCAGAGCAACCAAAAATGGAGAGTTTTGCTAATGAATGAAAGAGAAGGAGATGAAACGGAAAGAGGGAAATAGTGGTTGTCATGTTAACCTGAATCTTGCCTCTTGCCGGATCTCTATGCCCAAAATTCGGAATTTTCTGCATATTTACGTGCgtgcatttttttttcttcctaaaCTACGTGGTGACGTGCATGAAAATAACGCACGTTTTCCTAAACGACATAGTTAGTGCTCAGACTCtctccctatatatatatatatatatactccctccattccaatttatgtgaacttctttgactggacacggagtttaagaaaaaatgaagacttttggaatttgtggtgctaaacaagtcaaaaaggggccagagtatttgtgtggttataaaagcttctcattaagggtaaaattgtaagtttaagctaaattgttgcCTTTacaaaagcttctcattaaaggtagaattgtaagtttaagctaaattgttaccaaatttagaaaggagtTATTTATTTGTAAaacagaccaaaaaggaaatagattcacataaactaAAACAGAGGGGGTATGATATATGTGTGTGTAATTAGTTCGATCTTGGAACGGGAACGCATATCACTGTCAGTAATTTACAACCTTATTGGAAAAATAGAGCACTTACTATCATTATCTAAGTAGAACAAAATtatataaacaaaaagaaaattagAGGCTGTGAATGCCCAATGGCCACTGCCCAGTCGTCTAGACCCTAACTGACGTGGCAGATATTATCGACAAAAACAAAAGCTACTAATAGAATTCTTTTGGTAAAGAAAGAAATGAGAAACAAAAAAGTGACAAGAACCTGAAGTAGCGGAACAGAAGTATATTAATTTATGAGTACCCTTAATTTGAGCTTATGTCAACCACTAAAAATGCTAAAAATCAAACAAGGCGGTCCAAATTTACCCTAATACAAATTGCAACCAAGTATATTAATTTATGAGTACTCTTAATTTATtataattaaaatatgaaattataataCGACTGCCGCCGATTAATTTATACACTTAATTGCAAAATTTTCTATGACAAACTATGTATTATACACTTAGGAAAAACGCTTGAAAGATCATTTGCTTGGAGGTATTAGCAAACATGACCACAGCGCAATATTTGATGCAGTATTAAATTTcggtttttattattattcttgatATAATAAAATACTTAATGTGATATCAACCTTCCCATAACAATTTATTCATTAAAATCCATGTAGGACTAGTTTTTGAACCAgaatatttcaaaacaaaaaaagaaaaaataatcacCACAGCTCCataatcacccccccccccccccggccgCGCGCTTCTTGCTCCCACATCTCTAATCTTCTTTCTCTCCCCCTTTGTATTTAAATCTTCTACCATCCCCACCCAATTCTTCAATCTAAACCGAGCAGAACAAATCAAAactgtttttccttttccttgaTAGAGCAAAAAGAGAGAAATTTTTTCTTCCTTCCTTATCACAAGGAACTGGAAAAATCAAAACTAATTTAAAAGCTTCTTTTCTCATTCCTGATTCCCATTTCCGGCAACTCTGTTAATTTTCATTCCTCTTAATCATTTTCTCCTTTATGCTTTTAAATTAGTTGAATTCATTTTTGCATTTCGttggaaaaattcaatttttgaGCGGAAATATGGGAACGGAGGTTTTGCGGCCACAGGATATCTTAATTGAAAGATTGAGAGTTCCGCCGTCGGCGTTCCATCGCCGGAGAAGCAACTTTGGAAACGGAAATGGCTATTTTTATCCTAAGAACAGAAAATCGGTGGTCAGAACGGAGAAGAAGAAGCCGAATAACCAACCTTTGCCGCCGTCGATCACGAGGAGATGTGCGAGCGCCGTGGAATTGAGACAGGCTCACAACGACGGCCTAGAAATGGGTCGGGTGACGATTCTGAGGAGAGGCGAGTCTTTGAATTCGCTGGTTCAGCCGGAAATGCTGCCCAAGCAAATCCGGGTCGGGTTATCATCGGCTGACGTGTATGCTGGTTCGGCATTTTCAAATTCGCCATCGCCTAGAGCTCTTCCCTTGCCCTCATTTTTCAACAAAAAGCAGGAAGATTTCAAGTCCTTTGATGACTCTGCCACTAGAGATTTGAGGCGCTTGCTCCGACTTGAATACTAGCGGATCCGGTTTTAACGTTCCCGACCCGAATATATGCGGACAAAAGTTCTCAACTTTTTGGGATCTTAATTTCTCCATGAATATTTTGTAGACATATGGAGAGATGAAAAggtctgaaatttgagaaaattagaaagaaatgcgtttaaatatttttatttttcttcaaaattttgtaAGATATGAATATATAAAATTGGGAAAACTATAGGGTTTGGTTAAATTGAAATACGGGAATGGAATGTTGTAATATCATAATATGGGAATTGGATTATTATGGGAAAGTGGTTGGAGGGAAGGCTGGGAAAGGAGGTTTAAAATCAATATGAGAGTAATGTGGAATGTTTTGCTGCTCTGTTAATGGTGTTAGTGATGACTAATGACGAGGATGATGAAAGAGGAGCTTTTTCAGTTCCTTCTTGTAAGATAATTCTATGATAAATACTCAGTAATCAAGAGCTATAAATTTAGGTAATGTATATGTGTGTTCAGCTTAAAGTTTTCTCTATGTTTCTCCTCTTTACTTGTTGCATATTAGATTCTTTCTTGACCATGATTCACACAGCCATGGAACCTCTTCATTAAAGCCAAAGTAACATGAAACTTTAGGCACATGAATCTACGGGACCAGCAAATTTTAGGCCATCTTCTGATAGTCTTTTTCTAAAGCCAGATTATAATAGATGTTATTTGGTTTCGGCAAATAATACTCCAGATTAGGGGTGgacataaaatccgaaaaaccgaattTCGAACTgaaccgaattaatttggtatttcggtttcgATATTTCAGTTTATTTCGGTACAGAAATTTCGATATTTCGGTAATTCGATACGGTATACGGTATTGGATTATTGATATTtcgatatttcggtataccgaaatacaaCAATAGTTTAATGAGGTGAGATCAATATTTCGGTGTCCCGAAACGAAAGCAAATCTCACTACTGTCAACTTGCTTCTAAAATTTCTCGGACTTCGCAGAAAAGTCGGAGTCTTGGGATTTAACTCTATATTGAAAGGTAGCTATACGCATCATCCCAGATCAAAGGCAAGACTTTCCTCTGGCTAAGCAAATTACTCCCATATATTGGTGCCACTATTAATAGTATCTCACAAAACCATGGCGCCATTCTAAATTGGCTACCAGCATTGGCCTTAATGTAAAAAGTCGATGTAACTTTTGGAATACTCTAGATCTTATAGGCTCAAGCACATAAATGTAGATATCAAACGAATGACAAAAGATTCCGTGAACAACTTTAGAGGATCAAGAAAAAGAAAGCACAATATTAGAGTAATTGAAGGTAAAATAATGTTGGCGCCAGATTTTGCTAGTTAATGGAGGGGGAGACAGTGAAGATTTGGTttaaaccgaaaccgtaccgaaatagtagcgaaccaaaataagaaataccgaaccgtaccgaaatattacggtacggtatttggtatatacaattgataaaccgaataccgaaataccgaaccaaaattcttaaataccgaaccgaaataccgaatgcccacccctactcCAGATAAGTTTGGCCAAGATTAAACCTCTCGTCCACTCTCTACTCAAGAAGCCTCATTTACCCGTAttattcctcctcctcctccgccAATTAGAAATAGCTGAAACCATCTCTCTTGCACTTTCATCTAAAGGTGTCAAACGGGCCTTGCTGGCCCGGTTCCGGAATGGCCCGAACCGATTTTAGACCGGATCGGTAGTAAGGGGCCCGGACAAGGCTGGGTTGGGATGGGAACCGGCCTGTGTCGTGTAAAAGTTTGATGCCGGCAAATCGAACTGGTACGACCCGGTAAGGTCATGCCATTTGGAAACCGGTTAACCGGACCGATTCAACGGTAGTTCgatgtttatttatttataaagttGATCGTTGGCAACGGTCAGCTGCCATTTTGACCGTTGCCCAATGGctaatttgcaaaaatagccctttTTGgcatttgtttttcaaaaataatacttgtattatttatttaatgccccggaaaatttcgctaagtaatttaggatttcgtggtaccaggtaggctaattataatattttacgtgctattaacatgatggacATCAATTgaatttggtaaataagtgtataagtcatataattagtaatttggggtccaaggaaaggcctaagtctaagtcaaattggaaaattacaaaataggctaaaaattccaaatgagttcgcacaagtacaaactttggacgagcatacataaatatatataaggtgttatgtgatgaacaacctatcaaatgaaagattttcgagTCTAGTTAATAACGCTTCAAACCgctcgtcatttggacattcctacacaaagttatgatcaaattaccaaaggctggatttGCAATCAATTTCGTGATCGCAAAAAGACATAAATATACATAatcgcataatgattatgctgCAAGTCTGCTGCCCACATATCGATTATGCTATAGTataattgcaccacataattgacttcgggggtcatttttAGAAATTTTCATATCCGAACCCACTTTGATAAATAAGCTTTGGGGCTTCATTTGAGGCTATTTTATACTAAatctagagagaggtgagagcattttagagagagaaggatgAAGCCTAACATTATAACCATTTAATCTttcatcaatcttcaagaatcaagaaaaccaatcacaagatcttcatttAAGAGGTAAGTTTCTATACACtagactttaatttcgagttttgggTATAAGATgtgttattgaggtatgattcttgggtgtgctagtattattggagaagaagaagaacaaa
Above is a window of Nicotiana tabacum cultivar K326 chromosome 8, ASM71507v2, whole genome shotgun sequence DNA encoding:
- the LOC107785809 gene encoding receptor-like cytosolic serine/threonine-protein kinase RBK2 isoform X2, with amino-acid sequence MGQNKLLFCASISISAEELRCLTMAEGKVDKDSTGEVLDKVQFRDDLSGKVIKDNEYEESTRDASEDGSESETTTSKSSTSDSDGKFQSQWKGFIKRLKIGSSIHLHTFHPSIPSLPSIKMIAKRKSKSTEQNMPMVPAPSLDTDLRHCFQAHWKNFFLSDLQKATDNFSRENLIGEGGSSEVYKGHLEDGQLVAVKRLIRGTQEEMVADYLSELGILVHVDHPNVAGVIGYGVEGGMHLVLPLSPHGSLATLLNGEKGKLAWCHRYNIALGTAAGLAYLHEGCRRRIIHRDIKTANVLLTEDFEAQISDFGLAKWLPDQWTHLTVSQFEGTFGYLPPEFFMHGIVDEKTDVYAFGVLLLELISGRPALDESRNSVVMWAKPLLLSKNHSGLVDPSLGDAYDSEQMNRMVMVASLCIQQNSTDRPHMSQVQEMLKGGGGILQRMKTFQNASRQEDISHRLNLLLESSSPKCKDNPNQQNQAV
- the LOC107785808 gene encoding uncharacterized protein LOC107785808 produces the protein MGTEVLRPQDILIERLRVPPSAFHRRRSNFGNGNGYFYPKNRKSVVRTEKKKPNNQPLPPSITRRCASAVELRQAHNDGLEMGRVTILRRGESLNSLVQPEMLPKQIRVGLSSADVYAGSAFSNSPSPRALPLPSFFNKKQEDFKSFDDSATRDLRRLLRLEY
- the LOC107785809 gene encoding receptor-like cytosolic serine/threonine-protein kinase RBK2 isoform X1 — protein: MKTTREPSASPCEIPCNVSEGIPEKGLPKMGQNKLLFCASISISAEELRCLTMAEGKVDKDSTGEVLDKVQFRDDLSGKVIKDNEYEESTRDASEDGSESETTTSKSSTSDSDGKFQSQWKGFIKRLKIGSSIHLHTFHPSIPSLPSIKMIAKRKSKSTEQNMPMVPAPSLDTDLRHCFQAHWKNFFLSDLQKATDNFSRENLIGEGGSSEVYKGHLEDGQLVAVKRLIRGTQEEMVADYLSELGILVHVDHPNVAGVIGYGVEGGMHLVLPLSPHGSLATLLNGEKGKLAWCHRYNIALGTAAGLAYLHEGCRRRIIHRDIKTANVLLTEDFEAQISDFGLAKWLPDQWTHLTVSQFEGTFGYLPPEFFMHGIVDEKTDVYAFGVLLLELISGRPALDESRNSVVMWAKPLLLSKNHSGLVDPSLGDAYDSEQMNRMVMVASLCIQQNSTDRPHMSQVQEMLKGGGGILQRMKTFQNASRQEDISHRLNLLLESSSPKCKDNPNQQNQAV